One genomic window of Boudabousia tangfeifanii includes the following:
- a CDS encoding holo-ACP synthase, with product MSLRGNQVASSPQPSLARSLASLPRDWGRQGVCGVGMDTVKISDFAAQLQMPGSTFSQVFTAQEQQVASLRPAPAASLAARWAAKEALVKAWSQALGPLPLPLPDSPAIWSQIEVVSDSVHRPRLVLSGEVLAAFSRTCPGAMCQVSLCHEDDFASAIVIVSGSGANPG from the coding sequence ATGAGCCTGAGAGGAAACCAGGTTGCTAGCTCGCCCCAGCCGAGTTTGGCTCGCTCTTTGGCTAGCTTGCCCCGAGATTGGGGACGCCAAGGGGTCTGCGGGGTAGGGATGGACACGGTTAAAATCAGTGATTTTGCCGCGCAACTCCAGATGCCAGGGTCCACCTTCTCGCAGGTTTTCACCGCCCAAGAGCAACAGGTCGCGTCTTTGCGTCCAGCGCCGGCAGCTTCGCTTGCTGCTCGTTGGGCGGCCAAGGAAGCGCTAGTTAAGGCTTGGTCACAAGCTTTGGGTCCATTGCCGTTACCATTGCCTGATTCTCCGGCGATTTGGTCGCAGATCGAGGTGGTTAGCGATAGCGTGCACCGCCCTCGGTTGGTTTTATCTGGGGAAGTTTTGGCGGCTTTTTCGCGGACTTGCCCGGGTGCCATGTGCCAAGTTTCTTTATGTCACGAGGACGATTTTGCCAGTGCCATTGTCATCGTAAGTGGCAGTGGGGCGAATCCCGGCTAA
- a CDS encoding biotin transporter BioY gives MSKTSPTLNKSLLLSEPVLADRWTLGSLSKAARELVLVIAGASLVGAFAQLSVPMWPVPVTAQTLAVMLVGAAFGLTRGAITLASYLGLGLLVVPWFANFTGGSAAIFKPSFGFIIGFILMAALVGFGAQRGWDRRLSSAFLLFLGANVALYVFGLAYLWVALAALGKTLSLSALLKIGLLPFVPGDLLKTVLAAALSPLAWKLVGAKA, from the coding sequence ATGTCTAAAACCTCCCCCACTCTAAATAAGTCTTTGCTTCTTAGCGAACCGGTGCTAGCCGATCGTTGGACCTTGGGATCACTGAGTAAGGCTGCCCGCGAGTTGGTACTGGTCATCGCCGGGGCCTCTTTGGTCGGCGCTTTCGCCCAGCTTAGTGTGCCGATGTGGCCGGTGCCGGTTACTGCCCAGACGCTAGCAGTCATGTTGGTGGGCGCGGCCTTTGGTTTGACTAGAGGTGCGATTACTTTGGCAAGTTACTTGGGGCTCGGCCTATTGGTGGTGCCTTGGTTTGCGAACTTCACGGGTGGCAGCGCAGCTATCTTTAAGCCTTCCTTTGGCTTCATTATCGGTTTTATCCTGATGGCTGCCTTGGTCGGTTTTGGGGCCCAGCGTGGTTGGGATCGTCGCCTTTCCTCGGCCTTCTTGCTCTTCTTGGGGGCAAATGTCGCGCTTTATGTTTTTGGGCTGGCTTATCTTTGGGTCGCCCTAGCCGCTTTGGGTAAGACCCTTTCCCTGTCAGCACTGCTAAAGATTGGCTTGTTGCCTTTTGTTCCTGGTGACTTGTTAAAGACCGTGCTGGCTGCGGCTCTTTCTCCGCTAGCTTGGAAGCTAGTGGGGGCTAAAGCCTAG